Proteins encoded together in one Marinithermus hydrothermalis DSM 14884 window:
- a CDS encoding shikimate kinase, whose product MMRIEVPRPTTWVALTGFMGVGKTRIGRELAQELMLHFIDLDRYIERETGLSIPDIFRYLGEATFRRLEAEAVAEVASKPYLVVALGGGTFVNPENRRILLARGPVVALWASPETIYERVRRRPGKRPLLAGEAPLERIRKLLAEREAAYREAPIHASTDQRASREVVQEIIEKLWRWREAQGT is encoded by the coding sequence CTGATGCGCATCGAGGTGCCTCGTCCCACCACGTGGGTGGCCCTCACCGGGTTCATGGGTGTGGGCAAGACGCGCATCGGACGCGAGCTCGCCCAGGAGTTGATGCTGCACTTCATCGATCTGGACCGGTACATTGAGCGCGAAACCGGCCTCAGCATCCCCGACATCTTCCGGTACCTGGGGGAGGCCACCTTCCGCCGCCTGGAGGCGGAGGCCGTCGCGGAGGTCGCGTCCAAACCCTACCTGGTGGTCGCGCTGGGGGGCGGGACCTTCGTGAACCCGGAAAACCGCCGCATCCTCCTGGCTCGAGGCCCGGTGGTCGCCCTCTGGGCCAGCCCGGAGACCATCTACGAGCGGGTGCGCCGCCGCCCCGGCAAGCGCCCGCTGCTCGCGGGCGAAGCGCCCCTCGAACGCATCCGGAAGCTGCTCGCGGAGCGTGAGGCCGCCTACCGCGAAGCGCCCATCCACGCCTCGACGGACCAGCGCGCCTCGCGCGAGGTGGTCCAGGAGATCATCGAGAAGCTCTGGAGGTGGCGTGAAGCTCAAGGTACGTGA
- a CDS encoding 3-dehydroquinate synthase: MKLKVREPPYTVHIGRDLLREAQISARPGPKALLYDRAVEAFALKVAAALEIPHRLGIPGGEAAKTLEGYRAVLSWLAGLGVPRDATLYVVGGGTLTDLGGFVAATYLRGIAYVSWPTTTLAVVDASVGGKTGINLPEGKNLVGAFHAPAAVYADLEALRTLPPHTFKEGLVEAFKHGLIAGERALLEPFALSPTHPELGAYLARAVAVKIRVVEADYAERGERRKLNLGHTLAHALEAATQHAFSHGEAVAYGLLYAALLGRALGGADLTGAAARLLAWLEPRPFPDLAWEALEPFLARDKKKRGGEVHWVVPLALGKLVVRPVERRVLERTYREFLEVVR; encoded by the coding sequence GTGAAGCTCAAGGTACGTGAACCGCCCTACACCGTACACATCGGCCGCGACCTCCTGCGCGAAGCGCAAATCTCGGCCCGGCCCGGCCCCAAGGCGCTGCTGTATGACCGCGCGGTCGAGGCCTTCGCACTCAAGGTCGCCGCCGCCCTCGAGATCCCCCACCGTCTCGGCATCCCGGGCGGGGAGGCGGCCAAGACCCTGGAAGGCTACCGCGCCGTCCTCTCGTGGCTCGCTGGGCTCGGCGTGCCGCGCGACGCGACGCTGTACGTCGTGGGGGGCGGCACGCTCACCGACCTGGGGGGGTTCGTCGCCGCCACCTACCTGCGGGGCATTGCGTACGTCTCGTGGCCCACCACCACCCTCGCCGTGGTGGACGCCAGCGTGGGCGGCAAGACCGGGATCAACCTCCCCGAGGGCAAGAACCTCGTCGGCGCGTTCCACGCCCCCGCCGCCGTGTACGCCGACCTCGAGGCCCTCCGCACCCTGCCCCCCCACACCTTCAAGGAAGGCCTGGTCGAGGCCTTCAAGCACGGCCTGATCGCGGGGGAGCGGGCCCTCCTCGAGCCCTTCGCCCTCTCCCCCACCCACCCCGAGCTCGGGGCCTACCTGGCGCGAGCCGTCGCGGTCAAGATCCGGGTAGTGGAGGCGGACTACGCCGAGCGCGGCGAACGGCGGAAGCTGAACCTGGGGCACACCCTGGCCCACGCCCTCGAGGCCGCCACCCAACACGCCTTCTCCCACGGGGAGGCCGTGGCGTACGGCCTCCTGTACGCCGCCCTGCTGGGGCGCGCGCTGGGCGGCGCGGACCTGACCGGTGCGGCCGCGCGGCTTCTGGCGTGGCTCGAGCCGCGGCCCTTCCCGGACCTCGCCTGGGAGGCGCTCGAGCCCTTCCTGGCGCGGGACAAAAAGAAGCGGGGTGGGGAGGTGCACTGGGTGGTGCCCCTCGCATTGGGTAAGCTGGTGGTGCGTCCGGTAGAACGCCGTGTGCTCGAGAGGACCTACCGCGAGTTTTTGGAGGTGGTGCGGTGA
- the aroQ gene encoding type II 3-dehydroquinate dehydratase: protein MILVLNGPNLNLLGTREPEVYGRLTLEELEDRIEAWGAELGLSVVCRQSNHEGTLIEWVQRAEGEGFLGIVMNPGALTHYSYALYDAIRAQPLPVVEVHLSNIHAREAFRRTSVTAAACVGSISGLGPLGYRYALEFLAERVGAQQP, encoded by the coding sequence GTGATTCTCGTGTTGAACGGACCGAACCTGAACCTGCTGGGCACCCGGGAACCCGAGGTGTACGGGCGCCTCACACTGGAGGAGCTCGAGGACCGGATCGAGGCGTGGGGGGCGGAGCTGGGGTTGAGCGTCGTGTGCCGCCAATCCAACCACGAGGGCACCCTGATCGAGTGGGTGCAGCGGGCCGAAGGGGAGGGGTTTTTGGGGATCGTGATGAACCCGGGGGCGTTGACGCACTACTCGTACGCCCTCTACGACGCGATCCGTGCCCAGCCGCTGCCGGTGGTGGAGGTGCACCTCTCGAACATCCACGCGCGCGAGGCGTTCCGGCGCACCTCGGTGACGGCCGCGGCGTGCGTGGGGTCCATCAGCGGGTTGGGGCCCCTGGGGTACCGGTACGCCCTGGAGTTCCTCGCGGAACGCGTCGGAGCCCAGCAGCCGTGA
- a CDS encoding O-methyltransferase, protein MKARSDALLKPAQARYLEGLLPERDPVARAIEAHARAHGVPIVDPEVGVFLYIAARSAGVRRALEIGTATGYSALWIARALPPEGRLVTIDIDPERQAFARERWQEAGVSERVETRLGPALEVLPTLQGPFDLLFIDAVKQEYRAYLERALPLLQPGAVVLADNVLWKGRIAEGRRDAETEALRAFNAFVTRHPRLTALLLPIGDGLLYAIVH, encoded by the coding sequence GTGAAGGCCCGGAGCGACGCCCTCCTCAAGCCCGCGCAGGCCCGCTACCTGGAGGGCCTGTTGCCCGAGCGGGACCCGGTAGCTCGCGCGATCGAGGCGCACGCCCGCGCGCACGGCGTGCCCATCGTGGACCCTGAGGTCGGGGTGTTCCTCTACATCGCGGCCCGCAGCGCGGGGGTTCGGCGGGCCCTGGAGATCGGTACCGCCACCGGGTACTCCGCCCTATGGATCGCGCGGGCGCTGCCCCCCGAGGGACGGCTCGTCACGATCGATATCGACCCTGAGCGTCAGGCCTTCGCCCGGGAACGTTGGCAGGAGGCCGGGGTCTCGGAGCGGGTCGAGACCCGGCTGGGCCCGGCCCTCGAGGTCCTCCCCACGCTCCAGGGGCCGTTCGACCTGCTCTTTATCGACGCGGTGAAGCAGGAGTACCGCGCGTACCTCGAGCGGGCGCTGCCCTTGTTGCAGCCGGGCGCGGTGGTGCTGGCGGACAACGTGCTTTGGAAGGGCCGGATCGCCGAGGGGCGGCGCGACGCGGAGACGGAGGCCTTGCGGGCGTTCAACGCCTTCGTAACCCGCCACCCGCGGCTGACCGCCCTCCTGCTTCCGATCGGGGACGGGCTCCTCTACGCCATAGTCCACTAG
- a CDS encoding (Fe-S)-binding protein, producing MPRLDPEQLVRDAEACVRCGLCLSVCPTYRETGLEIQSPRGRVMLYAAYAQGQVNDRAAVLEAAYDCLDCRACQSVCPMGVRPGEAALDARVTLQAGRPANPLVKWALAFFHYPWLVDLANLLLVLYQRLGLQRLVRRTRLLERLGLGKLQFAEALLPERPIHLALRLTYPRRLPAVGEERGTVAFFLGCVMNLVFSEASRATVEVVRRAGYAVEIPRETTCCGAPHIEEGDLEGFEALAKRNLEYYGRLEVDYILTDCAACGAELKKYARHFKDDPVYGPLAERVRARTVMFSEFLRRAGLPEGVRFPFATTHQQACHACHAQGVYREPRAVLAEIADYRPLVGEMDCCGSAGVYNLTHTETSMRLLEAKMQRVKESGAEVLTVENPGCLLQLDLGARRHAPGLKVRHLSEVVWAALQEQRSEK from the coding sequence ATGCCCCGCCTCGACCCCGAGCAGTTGGTACGGGACGCGGAGGCTTGCGTGCGCTGCGGCCTCTGTCTTTCCGTGTGCCCCACGTACCGCGAGACCGGCCTCGAGATTCAAAGCCCGCGCGGCCGCGTCATGCTGTACGCGGCCTACGCCCAGGGGCAGGTGAACGACCGGGCGGCGGTCCTCGAGGCCGCGTACGACTGCCTGGATTGCCGCGCCTGCCAGAGCGTCTGCCCCATGGGGGTCCGGCCTGGTGAGGCGGCCCTCGATGCGCGCGTCACCCTGCAGGCGGGCCGGCCCGCGAACCCCCTCGTCAAGTGGGCCCTCGCTTTCTTCCACTACCCGTGGCTCGTGGACCTCGCGAACCTCCTGCTCGTGCTGTACCAGCGGCTCGGCCTGCAGCGCCTCGTGCGCCGCACGCGCCTGCTCGAGCGGCTGGGCCTGGGAAAGTTGCAGTTCGCCGAGGCCCTCCTCCCGGAACGCCCGATCCACCTGGCGCTCCGCCTCACCTACCCGCGCCGCCTCCCGGCGGTGGGGGAGGAGCGGGGTACCGTAGCGTTCTTCCTGGGCTGCGTCATGAACCTGGTCTTCTCCGAGGCCTCGCGGGCCACGGTCGAGGTCGTACGGCGCGCGGGGTACGCGGTAGAGATCCCCCGCGAGACCACCTGCTGCGGCGCGCCCCACATCGAGGAGGGCGACCTCGAGGGGTTCGAGGCCCTCGCGAAGCGGAACCTCGAGTACTACGGCCGCCTCGAGGTGGACTACATCCTCACGGACTGCGCCGCGTGCGGCGCGGAGCTCAAGAAGTACGCGCGGCACTTCAAGGACGACCCGGTCTACGGGCCGCTCGCCGAGCGGGTGCGGGCGCGCACCGTGATGTTCAGTGAGTTCCTGCGGCGCGCGGGGCTGCCCGAAGGGGTGCGCTTTCCCTTCGCCACCACGCACCAGCAGGCCTGCCACGCCTGCCACGCCCAGGGAGTGTACCGCGAGCCCCGCGCGGTCCTGGCCGAGATCGCGGACTACCGGCCCCTTGTGGGGGAGATGGACTGCTGCGGTTCGGCGGGCGTGTATAACCTGACGCACACCGAGACCTCCATGCGGTTGCTCGAGGCTAAGATGCAGCGGGTCAAGGAGAGTGGGGCCGAGGTGCTCACGGTGGAGAACCCGGGGTGCTTGTTGCAGCTGGACCTGGGCGCGCGCCGGCACGCGCCCGGCCTGAAGGTGCGCCACCTTTCGGAGGTGGTGTGGGCGGCGCTTCAGGAACAGCGTTCCGAAAAATAG
- a CDS encoding rhodanese-like domain-containing protein, with translation MKTVTPETLPEVLALNPVIVDVRPPERFAHGSLDGAVNLPLERIQQGDHDLPKDRPLLLVCQIGRMSELAALYLEAEGYTEVYNLAGGLDALGLF, from the coding sequence ATGAAGACCGTGACCCCGGAGACCCTACCCGAGGTGCTGGCCCTGAACCCCGTGATCGTGGATGTGCGTCCCCCTGAACGTTTCGCGCACGGGAGCCTGGACGGGGCGGTGAACCTGCCCCTAGAGCGCATCCAACAGGGGGATCACGACCTCCCTAAGGACCGCCCCCTCCTCCTCGTCTGCCAGATCGGCCGCATGAGCGAGCTCGCCGCGCTGTACCTCGAGGCCGAGGGGTACACCGAGGTCTACAACCTGGCGGGGGGGTTGGACGCGCTGGGCCTTTTCTAA
- a CDS encoding DNA repair protein RecN, which yields MLERLEVKNLAVLEAATLEFGPGLTVLTGETGAGKSILVDALSLLLGVRADPGLIRPGAEHLLVTAWFDGRPFSRRVGPARSVPRIDGEVVTLRELAEATAARLAIHAQHAALTLATPRSHRALLDATVPSPTRAAYRKAYATYRALLEEEARLHEAARERERRLDVLRFQLEEIQKANPTPGEDEALAAEAEKLRHLEVLRERVALALQRLSGEEADALGLVGEAVRALRSAARHDPALTPLGEDLEAAASTLYAIVQELEQYLEDLEADPARLEAVEARLALLERLKRKYGDSLEEVRAFAEATQREIEHLETAETRLGEVRQALAEAEEAVWQAGQALSTARRQAAQALEAAATRELRALGMPEARLEVRLEAQEAPGPEGLEEVRFLFSANPNLPPAPLERAASGGEMSRVMLALALLTGSEAETVVFDEVDAGIGGEAAWAVAQRLDRLAAERQVLVVTHLAQIAARAATHYRVVKEEGRVRVERVEGEARVREIARMLSGSYSEAALRHARELLEGRRADV from the coding sequence ATGCTCGAGCGCCTCGAGGTGAAGAACCTCGCCGTTCTCGAAGCCGCCACGCTGGAGTTCGGTCCGGGCCTGACCGTACTCACGGGGGAAACGGGGGCTGGAAAGTCCATCCTGGTGGACGCGCTCAGCCTGCTCCTCGGCGTCCGGGCGGACCCGGGGCTGATCCGGCCTGGCGCTGAGCACCTGTTGGTCACCGCGTGGTTCGACGGGAGGCCGTTCAGCCGCCGGGTGGGCCCGGCGCGCAGCGTCCCCCGGATCGACGGGGAGGTGGTGACCTTGCGCGAGCTGGCCGAGGCTACCGCGGCGCGCCTCGCCATCCACGCGCAGCACGCGGCCCTCACCCTCGCCACGCCCAGAAGCCACCGGGCGCTGCTCGACGCCACCGTGCCCTCCCCGACACGGGCGGCCTACCGCAAAGCGTACGCGACCTACCGGGCGCTCCTGGAGGAGGAAGCCCGGCTGCACGAAGCGGCCCGGGAGCGCGAGCGGCGGCTCGACGTGTTGCGTTTCCAGCTCGAGGAGATCCAGAAAGCCAACCCCACGCCTGGGGAGGACGAGGCGCTGGCCGCCGAGGCCGAAAAACTCCGGCACCTGGAGGTGCTCCGGGAGCGGGTCGCCCTCGCCCTCCAGCGGCTCAGTGGGGAGGAAGCCGATGCGCTTGGCCTCGTCGGAGAAGCTGTGCGCGCTCTGCGCAGCGCAGCCCGACACGACCCAGCCCTGACGCCCCTCGGGGAGGACCTCGAGGCCGCCGCCAGCACCCTGTACGCCATCGTGCAGGAGCTGGAGCAGTACCTGGAGGACCTCGAGGCGGATCCCGCGCGGCTAGAGGCGGTTGAGGCGCGCCTGGCCTTGCTCGAGCGCCTGAAACGCAAGTACGGGGACTCCCTCGAGGAGGTGCGGGCCTTCGCGGAAGCAACGCAGCGCGAGATCGAACACCTCGAGACGGCCGAAACCCGCTTGGGGGAGGTGCGCCAGGCCCTCGCCGAGGCGGAGGAGGCCGTCTGGCAGGCTGGACAAGCCTTGAGCACCGCGCGACGCCAAGCGGCGCAAGCCCTCGAGGCCGCAGCGACGCGGGAACTCCGGGCGCTCGGCATGCCGGAGGCGCGCCTCGAGGTGCGGCTCGAGGCCCAGGAAGCCCCGGGACCGGAGGGGCTGGAGGAGGTGCGGTTCCTGTTCAGCGCGAATCCGAACCTTCCCCCAGCCCCGCTCGAGCGGGCCGCGTCGGGCGGCGAGATGAGCCGGGTGATGCTCGCGCTCGCGCTTTTAACAGGCTCCGAGGCGGAAACGGTCGTGTTTGACGAGGTGGACGCGGGGATCGGGGGCGAGGCGGCGTGGGCGGTCGCGCAGCGGCTCGACCGGCTGGCGGCCGAACGCCAGGTCCTGGTCGTGACGCACCTGGCGCAGATCGCGGCCCGGGCCGCCACGCACTACCGGGTGGTGAAGGAAGAGGGTCGGGTGCGCGTCGAGCGCGTCGAGGGGGAGGCGCGGGTACGCGAGATCGCGCGGATGCTTTCGGGCTCGTACTCCGAGGCGGCCCTCCGGCACGCCCGGGAGCTGCTCGAGGGGCGCCGGGCGGACGTGTAG
- a CDS encoding cell division protein FtsX: MYALAQALRAFKRHPTSALATFTTATVSFALLFLVGLVLWNLDRVIATIQSEVEVVAFLQDGTAPEALLAEVRRWPEVREARFVSKEEALATLQLDYPYLAQASSLIENPLPHTLHLQLTDPAQVRQVAERLARMPGVADVEYGGEITERLIRLLHGLRVGANVLMLLLVLDTFFSVMGTIRLSIENRREELRIMLLVGATRQFVQAPFLLEGLLLTLSAALIALALGNLAYRAVSEAVQELLPFVPVLSREDLLAASASLLLLSTFIGYFGAWLSSRSHMQDSEI, translated from the coding sequence GTGTACGCGCTGGCCCAGGCCCTTCGTGCGTTTAAGCGACACCCTACGAGCGCTTTAGCAACGTTCACCACCGCTACGGTCTCCTTCGCGTTGTTGTTCCTGGTGGGGTTGGTGTTGTGGAACCTGGACCGCGTCATCGCCACAATCCAAAGCGAGGTTGAGGTGGTGGCCTTCCTGCAGGACGGCACCGCCCCCGAAGCCCTGCTCGCCGAGGTTCGCCGCTGGCCCGAGGTGCGCGAGGCGCGGTTTGTGAGCAAGGAGGAAGCGCTCGCTACGCTGCAACTGGACTACCCGTACCTCGCGCAGGCAAGCAGCCTCATCGAGAACCCGTTACCCCACACGCTGCACCTGCAACTCACAGATCCCGCGCAGGTGCGTCAGGTCGCCGAGCGGCTCGCCCGCATGCCCGGCGTGGCGGACGTGGAGTACGGCGGCGAGATCACCGAGCGTCTCATCCGCTTGCTGCACGGACTCCGGGTCGGAGCGAACGTTTTGATGTTGCTCCTCGTCCTCGACACCTTCTTCAGCGTGATGGGCACGATCCGCCTCTCGATCGAGAACCGCCGGGAGGAGCTGCGCATCATGCTGCTCGTGGGCGCCACCCGGCAGTTCGTGCAAGCGCCGTTTCTCCTCGAGGGGCTGCTCCTCACCTTGTCCGCGGCCCTGATCGCGCTCGCGCTTGGGAATCTCGCCTACCGCGCGGTCTCGGAAGCGGTTCAGGAACTCCTGCCTTTCGTCCCGGTCCTGTCCCGCGAGGACCTTCTCGCCGCCTCCGCCAGCCTGCTGCTCCTCTCAACGTTCATCGGGTACTTCGGTGCGTGGCTCTCCAGCCGCAGCCACATGCAGGACTCGGAGATATGA
- a CDS encoding murein hydrolase activator EnvC family protein, producing MKRLILALFLLLPGLGLGQSLEALQRALQEAEQLKQQRLHETRALEEALAQLDAESRALAERLAQTEAEVTRLERERKTLEREIAALEQQVARVEGQIAAAETRLQTLKARMQQLVLTLHRERAGRYLPLLQARSFTDLIVRARWIQYLGQRDVELVEELKALIAQLEASRKRLVALVQELNAKQAEHTQQLRALEAKRGEYQATLQALNQRKEAQQVRLAELLKAQEQLDQELARLQQQIQAERRRLEAERQKRQESARPVAAVFKPPQALVGRLLFPVAGGRIARAYGTDGQDYEEIQAPKPAAPVRAAADGQVFVTFYYGNLGWLVMIQHTDNLYTLYHNLQDPLVEIGERVEQGQLIGYLGGGALIPPDVLWFRVALEQDGAFRYVDPALYY from the coding sequence ATGAAGCGCCTCATCCTCGCCCTATTCCTCCTCCTCCCAGGCCTCGGCCTCGGTCAGAGCCTGGAGGCCTTGCAACGCGCCCTCCAGGAAGCCGAGCAACTCAAGCAACAACGCCTCCATGAGACACGAGCCTTGGAGGAGGCGCTTGCCCAGCTCGACGCCGAAAGCCGCGCTCTCGCTGAACGGCTCGCCCAGACCGAGGCGGAGGTCACGCGGCTCGAGCGAGAACGCAAGACGCTCGAGCGCGAAATCGCCGCGCTCGAGCAGCAGGTGGCGCGGGTGGAGGGGCAGATCGCCGCCGCGGAGACGCGCTTGCAAACCCTCAAGGCGCGCATGCAGCAACTGGTCCTCACGCTACACCGCGAGCGGGCCGGCCGGTACCTGCCTCTTTTGCAGGCGCGTTCGTTCACCGACCTGATCGTACGGGCCCGCTGGATTCAGTACCTGGGGCAGCGCGACGTGGAGCTGGTCGAGGAGTTAAAGGCGCTGATCGCGCAGCTCGAGGCCTCGCGGAAGCGGCTGGTGGCGCTCGTGCAGGAGTTGAACGCCAAGCAAGCCGAGCATACTCAACAGCTCCGCGCCCTCGAGGCTAAGCGCGGCGAGTATCAGGCCACCCTCCAGGCCCTTAATCAACGGAAAGAGGCGCAGCAGGTGCGGCTTGCCGAGCTCCTAAAAGCCCAGGAGCAGCTGGACCAGGAACTCGCCCGGCTGCAGCAACAGATCCAAGCGGAGCGGCGCCGCCTCGAGGCCGAGCGCCAAAAGCGCCAGGAGTCCGCGCGGCCCGTGGCCGCGGTATTTAAACCGCCGCAGGCGCTCGTTGGGCGTTTGTTATTCCCGGTTGCAGGGGGACGCATCGCGCGCGCTTACGGCACCGACGGGCAGGATTACGAGGAGATTCAAGCACCCAAGCCCGCCGCGCCGGTGCGCGCCGCGGCCGACGGGCAGGTCTTCGTGACGTTCTATTACGGGAACCTGGGGTGGCTGGTCATGATCCAGCACACGGACAACCTGTACACCCTGTACCACAACCTCCAGGACCCCCTCGTGGAGATCGGGGAGCGGGTTGAGCAGGGACAGCTGATCGGGTACCTGGGTGGAGGTGCCCTGATTCCTCCGGACGTGCTGTGGTTCCGGGTAGCGCTCGAGCAGGACGGGGCCTTCCGGTACGTGGACCCGGCGCTGTACTACTAA
- the hpf gene encoding ribosome hibernation-promoting factor, HPF/YfiA family: protein MNIYKLVGRNVEVTEALKNYIDKKVARLDRYFDHIVDAKVVLSVAGSPHVERRAKAEFQLNVPGGIIRVEESDADMYAAIDRGVEILEKQLKRFKGRLMNRRRATNAKAAVPPVPSSETEEEPAPEIVRVKRFEMKPMTPEDAAIQMEALGHDFFVFRNAETDEINVIYRRRDGNYGLIEPGP, encoded by the coding sequence ATGAACATCTACAAACTCGTTGGCCGTAACGTCGAGGTTACCGAGGCCCTGAAGAACTACATCGATAAGAAAGTCGCGCGCTTGGACCGGTATTTTGATCACATTGTTGACGCTAAGGTGGTGCTCTCCGTTGCCGGGAGCCCGCACGTCGAACGCCGCGCCAAGGCGGAGTTTCAACTGAACGTGCCCGGGGGGATTATTCGGGTTGAGGAGTCCGACGCGGATATGTACGCCGCGATTGACCGCGGGGTGGAGATCCTGGAGAAGCAACTGAAGCGCTTTAAGGGACGCTTGATGAATCGGCGGCGTGCCACGAACGCGAAAGCTGCGGTACCGCCCGTCCCTTCTAGCGAGACGGAGGAAGAGCCGGCTCCGGAGATCGTGCGGGTCAAGCGCTTCGAGATGAAGCCCATGACGCCCGAGGATGCCGCGATCCAGATGGAGGCTCTGGGGCACGACTTCTTCGTCTTCCGCAACGCGGAAACCGATGAGATCAACGTGATCTACCGTCGTCGGGACGGCAACTACGGCTTGATCGAGCCTGGGCCGTGA
- the ftsE gene encoding cell division ATP-binding protein FtsE, whose amino-acid sequence MIHFHRVSLEYPSTKTLALYNINLEVKKGEFVFLVGHSGAGKSSLLSLILKRFDPTSGAVYVNGQNLKTLKGNRIAQHRRRIGMVFQDHRLLAGLTVEENLAFVLRVLGVPKGEWRDRITRVLRTVGLVHKKRAYPYQLSVGEAQRVAIARAIIGNPSIVLADEPTGNLDPDNALAILEVFKAIHARGATVVVATHSRELVEAYPQRTIVLRSGQIVRDEKGARYNL is encoded by the coding sequence ATGATCCACTTCCACCGGGTCTCGCTCGAGTACCCCAGCACGAAGACCCTGGCGCTGTACAACATCAACCTCGAGGTTAAAAAAGGCGAGTTCGTCTTTCTGGTAGGCCATTCAGGAGCCGGGAAATCCTCCTTGCTCTCCCTGATACTCAAGCGCTTTGATCCCACCTCAGGGGCGGTGTACGTGAACGGCCAGAACCTCAAGACGCTCAAGGGGAACCGCATCGCGCAGCACCGCCGGCGGATCGGGATGGTGTTCCAGGACCATCGGTTGCTCGCCGGTCTAACGGTTGAGGAGAACCTGGCCTTCGTGTTGCGGGTGCTGGGCGTGCCGAAGGGCGAGTGGCGAGACCGCATCACCCGCGTGCTGCGCACCGTGGGGCTGGTGCACAAGAAGCGGGCGTACCCGTACCAGCTTTCCGTAGGGGAGGCGCAACGGGTCGCGATCGCGCGGGCGATCATCGGGAACCCCTCGATCGTGCTGGCGGACGAGCCGACCGGGAACCTCGACCCGGATAACGCCCTGGCGATCCTCGAGGTCTTTAAGGCGATCCACGCTCGAGGCGCGACGGTCGTGGTGGCCACCCACTCCCGGGAGCTGGTGGAGGCGTACCCCCAGCGGACGATCGTGCTGCGGAGCGGGCAGATCGTGCGTGATGAGAAGGGAGCACGGTACAACCTGTAG
- a CDS encoding S41 family peptidase, whose product MTKRRGLLLIVLGVFTALVYAQFSRPSAPDLTSNPHGRALLETFELISQQYLQRLSGEELDKIIQGGIQGMVEALEDPFTSYSSPRIAQTREEDLRGEFFGIGVEITAARGDGTGARIVNVFRSGPAFRAGLRVGDEIVEVDGEDVTSLQLLDIVARIRGPRGTTVQLGVKRGDSNATLVFDIVREKIEIVSVSKAMLPEGVGYVAIETFGNLKVTDQLADAIRALEEEGATKLVLDLRDNGGGLLDQGCSVADAFLDSGVIVYTRMRDTTRAWCEASRRTLWEGPMVVLVNGNSASASEIVAGALQDYDRATVIGEKTFGKGVGQSVFTLANGGKLTLVTFEWLTPQRRGINQEGITPDLVVRDTRFPNPIAFEGTGAPPGATVTLTVDGRTFTAVADEEGAFSFSETLPPRPRSDIQGEAALDLERDAILKKALEVLKDQ is encoded by the coding sequence ATGACAAAGCGTAGAGGTCTGCTTCTCATCGTCCTCGGAGTCTTTACCGCGCTGGTATACGCGCAGTTCAGCAGGCCCTCCGCCCCGGACCTGACGAGCAATCCTCACGGGCGGGCTCTGCTGGAAACGTTTGAGTTGATCAGTCAACAATACCTGCAACGCTTATCGGGTGAGGAGCTCGATAAGATCATTCAAGGCGGCATTCAGGGCATGGTGGAGGCCCTCGAGGATCCCTTCACCAGCTACAGTTCCCCCCGCATCGCGCAAACCCGGGAGGAGGACCTCCGCGGGGAGTTCTTCGGGATTGGCGTGGAGATCACCGCCGCGCGCGGGGACGGTACCGGTGCGCGCATCGTGAACGTCTTCCGCTCTGGACCCGCCTTCCGCGCAGGGTTGCGCGTTGGCGACGAGATCGTCGAGGTGGACGGCGAGGACGTCACATCCCTGCAGCTTTTGGACATCGTCGCTCGGATCCGCGGCCCACGGGGCACGACCGTGCAGCTCGGGGTCAAGCGCGGGGATAGCAACGCCACGCTCGTCTTCGATATCGTGCGGGAAAAGATCGAGATCGTCTCGGTAAGCAAGGCCATGCTGCCGGAGGGGGTGGGGTACGTCGCGATCGAGACCTTCGGCAACCTCAAGGTCACCGACCAGCTCGCGGACGCCATCCGCGCCCTGGAGGAAGAAGGAGCGACCAAGCTCGTTCTGGACCTTCGCGACAACGGTGGGGGCCTCCTCGACCAAGGCTGCAGCGTGGCCGACGCCTTCCTGGACTCGGGCGTGATCGTCTACACCCGCATGCGAGACACCACCCGCGCCTGGTGCGAGGCCTCACGGCGCACCCTCTGGGAGGGCCCCATGGTCGTTCTGGTGAACGGGAACTCCGCCTCCGCCTCGGAGATCGTGGCCGGGGCTCTACAGGACTATGACCGCGCCACGGTTATCGGCGAAAAAACCTTCGGTAAGGGCGTGGGGCAGAGCGTGTTCACCCTGGCCAACGGCGGCAAGCTCACCCTGGTGACCTTCGAGTGGCTCACCCCCCAGCGGCGTGGCATCAACCAGGAGGGAATCACCCCGGACCTCGTGGTGCGCGACACCCGCTTCCCCAACCCGATCGCGTTTGAGGGCACCGGTGCACCGCCCGGCGCGACCGTCACCCTAACGGTGGACGGCCGCACCTTCACCGCCGTCGCGGACGAGGAAGGCGCCTTCAGCTTCAGCGAAACCCTTCCCCCACGCCCCCGCTCCGACATCCAGGGCGAGGCAGCGCTCGACCTTGAGCGCGACGCGATCCTGAAGAAAGCCCTCGAGGTGCTCAAGGACCAGTAA